Proteins found in one Sulfolobales archaeon genomic segment:
- a CDS encoding rhodanese-like domain-containing protein, translating into MRDLDILYVEPEDLLRGVREKRYIPIDVRTFTYYTRSHVPSSVWLYVWDLTEHEKGHPSKPKDISEIAVILGRNGVSREDQVVIVYDEESIGLASYLYWYLYYLGQNNVKMLRGGFEEWMKRGMPVEKGILKPTPSEYKPLPRENVRAFIDDVIRISRRERRGLLLDVRTYEEYTGALKTTRRAGRIPGSVWVPLESFLRMLRGDEKAFEEVLSILRSSRGELEGDIITYCTVGVRSSVAWVALKILGGLERVKLYPESFYEYSLREDLDIEI; encoded by the coding sequence TTGAGAGATCTAGATATTCTATACGTGGAACCCGAGGATCTTCTCAGGGGCGTCAGAGAAAAAAGATATATACCAATCGATGTGAGAACCTTCACATATTATACTAGATCTCATGTGCCTTCATCTGTATGGCTCTATGTCTGGGATCTAACAGAACACGAGAAAGGACATCCTTCAAAACCTAAGGATATATCAGAGATAGCGGTAATTCTAGGGAGAAACGGCGTATCTAGAGAAGATCAAGTGGTCATAGTATACGATGAAGAGAGTATAGGATTAGCATCATATCTCTACTGGTATCTATATTATTTGGGTCAGAACAATGTGAAGATGCTAAGAGGAGGATTTGAAGAATGGATGAAGAGAGGAATGCCAGTAGAGAAAGGAATTCTAAAACCCACACCATCCGAGTATAAACCTCTTCCGAGAGAGAATGTAAGAGCTTTCATAGATGATGTGATAAGGATCTCCAGAAGAGAAAGAAGAGGATTACTTCTAGACGTGAGAACATACGAAGAATATACAGGAGCTCTTAAAACCACGAGAAGAGCTGGAAGAATACCGGGTTCAGTATGGGTTCCTCTAGAGAGTTTTCTCAGAATGCTGAGAGGAGATGAGAAAGCTTTTGAAGAGGTTTTAAGCATTCTAAGAAGTTCTAGAGGAGAGCTTGAAGGTGATATCATAACATATTGTACTGTTGGAGTGAGATCTTCAGTAGCATGGGTGGCTCTGAAAATTCTCGGAGGATTAGAGAGAGTAAAGCTTTATCCTGAATCATTCTACGAATACTCTTTAAGAGAAGATCTAGATATAGAGATCTAG
- a CDS encoding MoaD/ThiS family protein encodes MKRIIIKFISIYAEKMGRERVIEVDDNTTIEDLERMILEELGETRIKPVFFVNYRFPSKGQILRDGDEILVMPPFAGG; translated from the coding sequence ATGAAGAGAATAATTATAAAATTCATATCGATCTATGCTGAGAAAATGGGTAGAGAACGCGTTATAGAGGTAGATGACAATACCACTATAGAGGATCTAGAGAGAATGATATTAGAAGAGCTCGGAGAAACAAGGATAAAACCAGTGTTCTTTGTAAACTATAGATTTCCTAGCAAAGGACAGATCCTTAGAGACGGAGATGAGATCCTGGTTATGCCACCATTTGCAGGAGGCTGA
- a CDS encoding aldehyde ferredoxin oxidoreductase family protein, translating to MPPGGYMGRVLRVDLWSEKIRVEQLPPENILRRWLGGRGLGVYYMLKEVNPKVDPLSPENKAIVATGPITGVTGIPTAGRWCSVTKSPLTNTIHDSQSGGRFGPELKFAGFDLVIIEGKAEKPLYLWIHDGKAELRDAKNLWGKDTHATTDSIIEEMTPVIGRDEARHISVATIGPAGERLVRFAAIINERGRAAGRGGHGAVWGSKNFKAIAVRGHMKPPIGNESRYREVVAKSAELIKKSPVTSEGLPKYGTAVLVNIINAHGIFPTRNFQTGVFPTADKISGETIAREIMDWEKHKEVICWGCPIGCARYTRVKSGRFSGEGDGPEYESVWALGAQTGTDDLAAVAKANYLSNELGVDTISAGSTIGAFFELVEKGKIPKEKLRGLDARWGSGEALVDLIWRTAYRSGVGDDLAEGSMRMASKYGAPEVAMVVRGQELPAYDPRGVQGHALAYATSNRGGCHLRAYMISPEILGVPMQLDRFSTEGKGKILKEMQDVFATIDSMVVCKFVTFAYYSDVLAEQVSAVTGWDMSVEEFTKIGERIYNAERAFNVLAFGDGEEYDTLPKRLLEEPMPEGPSKGHVARIKEMLPEYYTARGWVKGRPTRAKLEELDLKWLADKLEEEGLLPA from the coding sequence ATGCCTCCAGGAGGTTACATGGGCAGAGTTTTGAGAGTAGATCTCTGGAGTGAGAAAATCCGCGTAGAACAGCTCCCACCCGAGAATATCCTGCGTAGATGGCTTGGTGGTAGAGGTCTCGGAGTATACTATATGCTTAAAGAAGTTAATCCGAAAGTAGATCCTCTAAGTCCTGAGAATAAAGCTATCGTAGCTACAGGACCTATCACAGGCGTTACCGGGATACCTACTGCTGGAAGATGGTGTTCTGTCACTAAATCACCTCTAACAAATACTATTCATGATTCTCAGAGTGGAGGTAGGTTTGGTCCTGAGCTTAAATTCGCAGGCTTCGACCTAGTGATTATAGAGGGGAAGGCTGAGAAGCCATTATACCTCTGGATTCATGATGGAAAAGCTGAGCTTAGAGATGCAAAGAATCTATGGGGTAAGGATACTCATGCAACAACAGATTCAATAATTGAAGAGATGACTCCCGTGATCGGGAGAGATGAAGCTAGACATATAAGTGTAGCCACCATAGGTCCTGCAGGAGAGAGACTTGTAAGATTCGCGGCAATAATAAATGAGAGAGGTAGAGCAGCTGGTAGAGGTGGTCATGGTGCTGTTTGGGGTAGCAAGAATTTCAAGGCCATAGCTGTGAGAGGTCATATGAAACCTCCCATAGGTAATGAGAGCAGGTATAGAGAGGTTGTAGCGAAATCCGCAGAACTTATCAAGAAATCTCCTGTCACAAGCGAGGGACTTCCCAAGTACGGCACCGCAGTACTGGTAAACATAATCAATGCTCATGGAATATTCCCCACGAGAAACTTCCAGACAGGAGTATTCCCAACAGCGGATAAGATTAGTGGGGAGACTATAGCTAGAGAGATCATGGATTGGGAGAAGCATAAAGAGGTGATATGCTGGGGATGTCCTATTGGATGTGCTAGATATACTAGAGTTAAGAGCGGCAGGTTCTCAGGCGAGGGCGACGGACCTGAGTATGAGAGTGTATGGGCTTTAGGAGCTCAGACGGGAACAGATGATCTTGCTGCTGTAGCTAAGGCTAACTATCTCTCGAACGAGCTAGGCGTGGATACCATATCAGCTGGTAGCACTATAGGTGCTTTCTTCGAGCTTGTTGAGAAGGGTAAGATACCTAAGGAGAAGCTTAGAGGATTAGATGCTAGATGGGGTAGTGGAGAGGCTCTGGTAGATCTTATATGGAGAACCGCATACAGATCTGGTGTTGGAGATGATCTTGCTGAAGGCTCTATGAGAATGGCAAGCAAATACGGTGCTCCGGAGGTTGCCATGGTTGTAAGAGGTCAAGAGCTTCCAGCATATGATCCTAGAGGAGTTCAAGGTCACGCACTAGCGTATGCCACCAGCAACAGAGGTGGATGTCATCTGAGAGCTTATATGATATCTCCAGAGATTCTAGGAGTACCCATGCAACTAGATAGATTCTCTACAGAAGGTAAGGGTAAGATCTTGAAGGAGATGCAAGACGTGTTCGCAACAATAGATAGCATGGTTGTATGTAAGTTCGTCACATTCGCATACTACTCTGATGTTCTCGCTGAACAGGTATCCGCGGTAACAGGATGGGATATGAGTGTAGAAGAGTTTACAAAGATCGGTGAGAGGATCTATAATGCTGAGAGAGCTTTCAACGTGCTAGCATTCGGAGACGGAGAAGAATATGATACACTACCTAAGAGACTTCTCGAAGAACCAATGCCTGAAGGACCTTCAAAAGGTCATGTAGCGAGAATTAAGGAGATGCTCCCAGAATACTATACTGCGAGAGGATGGGTTAAAGGTAGACCTACTAGAGCTAAACTCGAGGAACTCGATCTAAAATGGCTCGCAGACAAACTAGAGGAGGAAGGACTGCTACCCGCATAG
- a CDS encoding YHS domain-containing protein: protein MKAVDPVCGMEVDISRTMYKTVYKGKIYYFCSSACKKEFERDPEYYLKHGPRGMPGGED from the coding sequence TTGAAGGCTGTAGATCCTGTGTGTGGGATGGAGGTTGATATCAGTAGAACCATGTATAAAACAGTTTATAAGGGTAAGATCTATTACTTCTGCTCTTCTGCATGTAAGAAAGAATTCGAGAGAGATCCCGAGTACTATCTAAAGCACGGACCCAGAGGAATGCCAGGTGGAGAAGATTAA
- a CDS encoding ATP-binding cassette domain-containing protein: protein MAELLEVRGVRKSFKNRVVLDGVSFSLGEGEIGLLLGANGSGKTTTLKIVAGLINPEEGEILIGGRVVLRKTGERNQEIIVPPWDRNIAYIPSDSILFDHLSVYDNIALGLKKKGLRGRELDERVREAIEILELENYMRARPRELSQGLRQRTAIARALALGSRLLLMDEPFSNIDPETRLRVRIEIKTLLRKLKITTLIASNYVEDALVFKEKILVLEKGLISYQGPFSEESCRSSIFLSKALGYNVLPVRGFRRIDDNMIAVTDLGDLVVRGVVDPDSSCFIIIPPKAVEIWRDKKNAANVIRCEDVEEGVTPLGRVLYCYTGGMVLALSSDYDMIRSLNEIMIFIPPERIEIKCSNPESNRDLQK, encoded by the coding sequence TTGGCAGAGTTGCTGGAGGTTAGAGGTGTTAGAAAGAGTTTTAAGAATAGAGTTGTTCTAGATGGTGTGAGTTTCAGCCTTGGTGAGGGCGAGATCGGGCTGCTTCTAGGAGCTAATGGAAGTGGTAAGACTACTACGCTCAAGATAGTAGCAGGTCTTATAAACCCTGAAGAAGGTGAGATCTTGATTGGTGGTAGAGTTGTGCTTAGAAAAACAGGGGAGAGGAATCAAGAGATCATAGTTCCTCCATGGGATAGGAATATAGCCTACATACCCTCTGATAGTATTTTATTCGATCATCTGAGTGTCTATGATAACATAGCTCTAGGTCTTAAGAAGAAAGGTTTGAGAGGGAGAGAACTTGATGAGAGAGTTAGAGAGGCTATAGAAATACTCGAGCTAGAGAATTATATGAGAGCTAGACCTAGAGAACTTAGTCAGGGTCTTAGACAGAGAACTGCTATAGCAAGAGCTCTTGCTCTCGGTTCTCGTCTTCTTCTAATGGACGAGCCTTTCTCGAATATAGATCCTGAGACGAGACTTAGGGTAAGGATCGAGATTAAAACTCTTCTTAGAAAACTTAAGATCACTACTCTCATAGCCTCAAACTATGTGGAGGATGCGCTGGTGTTTAAAGAGAAGATCTTGGTTTTAGAAAAAGGCTTGATCTCATATCAAGGACCTTTCTCTGAAGAGAGTTGTAGAAGCTCTATATTTCTCTCTAAAGCTTTAGGATACAATGTTCTACCTGTTAGAGGTTTTAGAAGGATAGATGATAACATGATAGCCGTAACAGATCTAGGAGATCTTGTTGTGAGAGGAGTTGTAGATCCTGATAGCAGTTGTTTTATTATAATACCTCCGAAGGCTGTAGAGATATGGAGAGATAAGAAGAATGCGGCGAATGTGATTCGATGCGAGGATGTTGAAGAAGGTGTCACACCACTTGGCAGAGTTTTATACTGCTATACTGGGGGGATGGTGCTAGCGTTATCATCTGATTATGATATGATTAGATCCTTGAATGAGATCATGATCTTCATACCGCCTGAGAGAATCGAGATCAAATGCTCTAATCCTGAGTCGAATAGGGATCTTCAGAAGTAG
- a CDS encoding ABC transporter permease subunit codes for MRFSSFIEAQGIVFYLVLILGLVLIISYMIWSFQFFTLDVVYREEVRLSIYLSLYTSAISTSVALLLGLLIGYHLVERRSGLQEYSLVLIMLPNALSPAAIGLILLIFFTQTPLGELVNRYLQIVNDPKGILLAQTIVALPLSVGSSMMILQTINPGYWETALTLGFRRLEALFRLIIPMLGKQFMLSAVVIFTRVLGEFGASYILGGGIRLRTETLPIMLFYANNYGDLRILSTVLTIYLLSALAIIAFSYSITREVGRVAGG; via the coding sequence ATGCGGTTTTCAAGTTTTATAGAAGCTCAGGGGATAGTGTTCTATCTAGTTCTAATCCTAGGATTAGTTCTGATAATCTCCTACATGATATGGAGTTTTCAATTCTTCACCTTGGATGTGGTCTACAGAGAGGAGGTTAGGCTCAGCATCTACCTATCACTCTATACATCAGCTATATCAACTTCTGTAGCTCTCCTACTAGGATTGTTAATAGGGTATCATCTGGTTGAGAGGAGGAGTGGTTTGCAAGAGTATTCTCTGGTGCTTATAATGCTTCCAAACGCTCTATCTCCAGCAGCTATAGGCTTGATACTTCTCATATTCTTCACTCAGACTCCTCTAGGAGAACTCGTCAACAGATATCTGCAGATCGTGAATGATCCTAAGGGTATCCTGCTGGCTCAGACAATAGTAGCACTACCTCTGAGTGTTGGAAGTAGCATGATGATACTTCAGACTATAAACCCTGGATACTGGGAGACAGCTCTCACACTGGGTTTCAGAAGATTAGAGGCTTTATTCCGTCTTATAATACCTATGCTCGGTAAACAGTTCATGTTATCAGCTGTCGTGATATTTACAAGAGTATTAGGAGAATTCGGCGCTTCATACATACTGGGAGGAGGTATAAGATTGAGAACTGAAACTCTTCCAATAATGCTTTTCTACGCTAATAACTATGGAGATCTCAGGATCCTATCAACAGTTCTCACAATATATCTCCTCTCAGCACTCGCCATCATAGCTTTCTCATATAGTATAACCAGAGAGGTTGGCAGAGTTGCTGGAGGTTAG
- a CDS encoding substrate-binding domain-containing protein: MNVNSRDIHMPMRSWRSSQGLSRMSMIRIISVIVVLVLVLSITLAYLYMRNLSSGEHSISTPINTTTEINMTRSYNLLVYSAPVFSKFLEHVIPIFKNWSAEKGYAIEIQVVYGGTGSLINRVMISRQGDVMLFADSDFAKRALDLGLIYRDTIRPLGWQVIAVLVPLDNPGNVTSVYDLVKPGLRVAISDPETTPAGNVSIEILKKLGLYDSLKDRLIILPDQSYVARQLSLKAVDAGLGWNSFYYWYPGSLKIIWLKQEDLLYSACQVAAVLNTTSNPEIARMFVDFLADYLRSNREWAVENGFIIDAYTLRRITPYTSIPSDKAGMCGGIG; the protein is encoded by the coding sequence ATGAATGTAAACAGTAGAGATATACATATGCCCATGAGATCCTGGAGATCTTCTCAAGGTTTGAGTAGGATGAGTATGATCAGAATTATATCCGTTATAGTGGTGCTAGTGCTAGTGCTATCTATAACACTAGCATATCTTTATATGAGAAATCTCTCTAGCGGGGAGCATTCTATTAGTACTCCTATAAACACTACTACTGAGATCAATATGACAAGGTCTTACAATCTTCTAGTTTATTCTGCGCCTGTCTTCTCAAAATTCTTAGAACACGTGATCCCTATCTTCAAGAACTGGTCAGCTGAGAAAGGTTATGCTATAGAGATTCAGGTAGTCTATGGAGGCACAGGATCTCTTATTAATAGAGTTATGATCAGCAGACAAGGTGATGTCATGCTCTTCGCTGATTCGGATTTCGCCAAGAGAGCTCTAGACCTAGGCCTGATATACAGAGACACAATCCGTCCTCTAGGCTGGCAGGTTATAGCGGTTCTAGTACCCTTAGATAATCCAGGGAATGTGACGAGCGTATATGATCTTGTGAAGCCAGGACTTAGAGTTGCTATATCAGATCCAGAGACTACTCCAGCTGGCAATGTATCTATAGAGATCTTGAAGAAGCTAGGCTTATACGACTCTCTAAAGGATAGACTGATAATACTCCCAGACCAGTCTTACGTAGCTAGACAGCTCTCTCTAAAAGCCGTGGATGCCGGACTTGGCTGGAACAGCTTCTACTACTGGTATCCTGGTAGTCTGAAGATCATATGGCTTAAACAAGAAGATCTTCTCTACAGCGCCTGCCAGGTTGCAGCTGTTCTAAATACAACGAGTAATCCTGAGATAGCTAGGATGTTCGTAGATTTTCTAGCAGATTATCTGAGGAGTAACAGGGAGTGGGCTGTAGAGAATGGATTTATAATTGACGCGTATACTCTAAGAAGAATCACTCCATATACTAGCATACCCTCTGATAAGGCAGGCATGTGCGGAGGAATCGGTTAG
- a CDS encoding peroxiredoxin, whose amino-acid sequence MVEVGEKAPEFSLLDTDLKLRSLSEFLSKRRFVVLLFFPGAFTSVCTKELCTFRDKMASFNRLDAEVIAVSVDSPFSLKAFKDLNKLNFTLLSDFNREVIEKYDVVLPDLLGLGLRRLAKRAVFILDPEGFVRYKWVAEDPRLEPEYDEVERILEELKKRS is encoded by the coding sequence TTGGTTGAAGTAGGAGAAAAAGCACCTGAATTCAGTCTACTAGACACAGATCTTAAATTGAGATCTCTGTCAGAGTTCCTATCAAAGAGAAGATTTGTAGTCCTACTATTCTTCCCAGGAGCTTTCACCTCGGTATGTACTAAAGAACTTTGCACATTCAGAGATAAGATGGCGAGTTTTAATAGATTAGATGCTGAGGTTATAGCAGTCAGTGTTGACAGTCCATTCTCTCTGAAGGCTTTCAAAGATTTAAACAAGCTTAACTTCACTCTTCTAAGCGATTTCAATCGAGAGGTTATAGAGAAGTACGACGTTGTTCTTCCAGATCTTCTCGGGCTTGGATTGAGAAGGCTTGCTAAGAGAGCTGTCTTCATTCTAGATCCCGAGGGGTTTGTAAGATATAAGTGGGTTGCTGAAGATCCTAGACTAGAGCCTGAGTATGATGAGGTAGAAAGGATTCTAGAAGAGCTTAAGAAGAGATCCTGA
- a CDS encoding ABC transporter ATP-binding protein: MRIIVDGIEIWYKSIQALRNVSLEARSGEAVFIIGPNGSGKTTLLKTIASIVKPRRGAVYIDGKALERYSLRELSRITAYVDPHISSSIPSTVLEFLETARYPHQKALDLKPSERDIEVIDRISREVNIRHLLNRKLNELSSGEFQRVLIARALVQEPRILLLDEPSAFLDIRYRMETLDLVRRMCRERDLIALIAIHDLYLASLYADKIIMLSEGLIVASGDPGDVLRRELIEKIYGVNVVELSFNGRRIVIPYKSS; encoded by the coding sequence ATGAGAATCATTGTAGACGGTATTGAGATCTGGTATAAATCTATCCAGGCTCTCAGAAACGTATCTCTAGAAGCTAGGTCTGGGGAGGCTGTATTTATAATAGGACCTAACGGCTCTGGAAAGACAACTCTTCTCAAAACAATAGCATCTATTGTGAAGCCTAGGAGAGGTGCTGTCTATATCGATGGGAAAGCTCTAGAGAGATATAGTCTTAGAGAGCTTAGTAGGATCACGGCGTATGTGGATCCTCACATATCAAGTTCTATACCTTCAACAGTGCTAGAATTTCTAGAGACAGCTAGATACCCGCATCAGAAAGCTCTAGATCTAAAGCCTAGTGAGAGAGATATAGAGGTTATAGACAGGATCTCTAGAGAGGTTAATATAAGACATCTACTTAATAGAAAGCTTAACGAGCTTAGTAGTGGAGAGTTTCAGAGAGTACTCATAGCAAGAGCTCTAGTGCAAGAACCTAGGATACTACTTCTAGACGAGCCATCAGCATTTCTAGATATAAGATATAGAATGGAGACTCTAGATCTTGTTAGAAGAATGTGTAGAGAGAGAGATCTAATAGCTTTAATAGCTATACACGATCTCTATCTTGCATCGCTTTATGCTGATAAGATTATAATGCTCTCAGAAGGTTTAATAGTAGCATCAGGAGATCCCGGTGATGTTCTCAGGAGAGAACTCATTGAAAAGATCTATGGTGTTAACGTGGTGGAGCTATCCTTCAATGGTAGAAGAATTGTAATACCCTATAAAAGCTCCTAG
- a CDS encoding iron ABC transporter permease, which produces MTLEIVRSKIVRFFIYILLLTILIFISLLISISIGSSGVNFRDIMNLLISRSSDENRILSSILDLRLVRSLTALLVGASLALSGLLIQAVSRNPLADPYIFGLSTSSLSFLALGLIIALQLDSGLAYNKYYMISIAFLGAFSGYIMTLILSRFAGGGALSMVLAGVAVSSFFASLSSILLYILQSMTRSPFIYLLTGFFEAVSWRDVGYLAYSLAICFIASMILFKHLNAYLYGDEYSMSVGFNPSTTRVVASLVAALATATTIAIVGVIGFIGIASPHIARALVGSDHKYTIVISILVGGLLVLLADVLSRVIGVVLMIGSIPTGFITALIGSPFLAYIVIRRMRS; this is translated from the coding sequence ATGACTCTAGAGATCGTGAGATCTAAAATAGTTAGATTTTTTATATACATTCTGCTCCTCACGATCTTGATCTTCATATCTCTTCTCATATCGATCTCCATAGGATCCTCTGGAGTGAATTTTAGAGATATCATGAATCTCTTAATCAGCAGATCCTCAGATGAGAATAGGATCTTGTCATCAATACTAGATCTAAGACTTGTGAGAAGTTTAACAGCTCTACTAGTAGGAGCATCTCTAGCACTCTCAGGACTTCTTATTCAAGCTGTATCTAGAAATCCTCTCGCAGATCCATATATATTCGGATTATCAACATCTTCATTATCATTCCTAGCTCTAGGACTTATAATAGCATTACAGCTAGACTCAGGTCTTGCCTATAACAAGTATTATATGATTTCTATAGCTTTTCTAGGAGCTTTCTCAGGCTATATCATGACCTTGATCCTCAGTAGATTCGCTGGAGGAGGAGCTCTTTCAATGGTTCTCGCAGGTGTTGCCGTTTCATCATTCTTTGCATCTCTCTCTAGCATTCTCCTCTACATTCTTCAGAGTATGACGAGATCTCCTTTCATATATCTTCTCACAGGATTCTTTGAAGCGGTTTCGTGGAGAGATGTAGGCTATCTGGCGTACTCGCTCGCTATATGCTTTATAGCATCTATGATTCTCTTCAAGCATCTTAACGCCTATCTATATGGGGATGAGTATTCTATGAGCGTGGGTTTTAACCCTTCTACGACTAGGGTGGTAGCATCTCTAGTAGCCGCGCTAGCTACTGCAACTACTATTGCTATTGTTGGTGTGATAGGTTTCATAGGTATAGCCTCGCCTCATATAGCTAGAGCTCTCGTGGGATCTGATCATAAGTATACTATTGTTATATCAATCCTCGTAGGAGGTCTTCTAGTTCTTCTAGCAGATGTTCTATCTAGAGTCATAGGTGTGGTTCTTATGATAGGTTCTATTCCTACAGGCTTCATAACAGCTTTGATAGGATCTCCTTTTCTAGCTTATATTGTTATTAGAAGGATGAGATCATGA